Within Anolis sagrei isolate rAnoSag1 chromosome 3, rAnoSag1.mat, whole genome shotgun sequence, the genomic segment CAGGGGCGCCGCTCTAGCACGCACACTCGCTTTCCTCCCTGGGTTGCCAGGCGACCCTCCTGGGAAAGGGTGCCCCTTTTCTAGCTGGGATGTTTAGAGGAGCGCCAAATATCCTTTGGGAGAAATGGCACCCTTGTTTATTCCTCAGCTGGGCAGTGTGTCCCTTATAAGGctggaaggaatcatagaatcaaagagttggaagagacctcatgggccatccatcccaaccccctgccaagaagcaggaatgttgcattcaaatcacccctgacagatggccatccagcctctgtttaaaagcctcctaagaaggagcctccaccacactccggggcagagagttccactgctgaacggctctcacagtcaggaagttcttcctaatgttcagatggaatctcctctcttgtagtttgaagccattgttccgcgtcctagtctccagggaagcagaaaacaagcttgctccctcctccctgtggcttcctctcacatatttatacatggctatcatatctcttctcagccttctcttcttcaggctaaacatgcccagctccttaagccgctcctcatagggcttgttctccagacccttgatcattttagtcgccctcctctggacacattccagcttgtcaatatctctcttgaattgtggtgcccagaattggacacaatattccaggtgtggtctgaccaaagcagaatagaggggtagcattacttccctagatctagacactatgctcctcttgatgcaggccaaaatcccattggctttttttgccgccacatcacattgttggctcatgtttaacttgttgtccacgaggactccaagatctttttcacacgtactgctctcgagccaggcgtcccccattctgtatctttgcatttcgtttttcctgccaaagtggagtatcttgcatttgtcactgttgaatccCTCATTATaaggcaggcacgggcaaacttcggccctccctccaggagttttgggcttcaactcccacaattcctaacagcctcaggtccttcccttagggcagtgtttctcaacctgggaatcggtgtcagaggggttgccaaggaatattagaaaacacagtattttctgttggttctctctgggaagtttggcccacttctatccttggtggggttcggaatgctctttgttgtaggtgaactataaatcccagcaactacaattcccaaatgtcaagtcatgctatccctctattctgccttggttagaccacaccaggaatattgtgcccaattcaaaatcataaacaactaatgaacaactgctagctatgcagttgttcattagttgtttatgattttgattgacataacacacatgggatcctaacaatggcacaactatggcACAAGTATGGTCTATTgctctctgaccatgactgtatcttatctgttagtctgttgcaaagatggcttcagagcgactgggaaacttggggatTTGAACTAGCCACAtgctagctggttttgtctggatttactgTTATCCTTggatagtaacttcttctttggagcactgatttctcaaacaatcagcattttctgtgaacataggcctactgcagaaataggccaatatggcggTAACTCATGATATATAggcattgggaacatctctgaaaattcccttttttaaACCATGTCCCCTCtaccatgaggagtggcttaaagagctgggcatgtttagcattcagaagagaaggctgagaggagatataatggccatgtataaatatgtgagaggaagtcatagggagcaagcttgttttctgcttccctggagactaggacgtggaacaatggattcaaactacaagaaaggatattccatctgaacattaggaagaacttcctgactgttaagagcagtggaactctctgccccggagtgtattggaggctccttctttggaagcttttaaacagaggctagattgccatctgtcagtgctttgaatgcaatattcctgcttcttggcagagggttggactggatggcccatgaggtctcttccaactctatgattccatgattcaaggtatatttccccaaaccccaccagtgttcacatttgggcatattgagtatccgtgccaagtttggtccagatgcatcattattTGAGCCCATagttctctctggatggaggtgaactacaactccaaactcaaggtcagtgcccaccaagtctttccagtactttctgttggtcatgggagttctgtgtgccaagtttggttcaattccatcgttggtggagttcagaatgctctttgattgtagatgaactataaattccagtaactacaactcccaaatgacaaactcaatcccccctcaaccccatccaggcccgtagccaggattttgattcgggggttaGGGTGAGTttgatggtggggggggggggggctgagtttgagtgaaagagggtctatcctagcaaaccttttgtattgttaccccgatacccccatgcatatgggatatattgagcatggtgattgggtcatgatatgaataaacataacagcataaataatgtaccagtaaggcctattCGCAGACccccatgagaatttgggggggggggctaaagccccccccaacccccccccccccccgactacatgcctgaccctaccagtatccaaatttgggcgtatcagatatttgtgtcaaatttggtccagggaatgaaaatacatcctgcatatcagatatttacattacgattcataacagtagcaaaattacagttatgaagtagcaactaaaataatgttatgattgggggtcaccacaacatgaggaaccgtattaacggcttgcggtattaggaaggccgagaaacactgcattagggaaaagaaaggacctgagaagctgttaggaattgtgagagttgaagtccaaaacagctggagggtccaagtttgcccatacctgttattataataataataataataataataataataataataataataatctttatttataccccgccaccatctccccgatggggactcggagcggcttacatgaggccaagcccaaacaacaaattgcaacagagtaaaaccgaaaacgcaaacacgaacaataaacaacaacatcataattacataaaatatgtgaatacataacaatataaaattacaataagcacaaacacagtgacaatggggggggggggctacatgtaAGGGATAACATTTAATGACTGGGAAGTCCATTGACAGCAGACtctcagtccccttccacacatctgaataaaatcccacattatctacattgaactgggatatatggcagtgtggactgagggcccttctacacagccctatatcgcagaatatcaaggcagaaaatcccacattatctgtgtgagATCTTGGCAAGTaattatatatgtacatatatacccATGATGAAGTAGAGGTCATTGTAAACTGGCTTCGGAGGAATGCAGAAAATGCAGATAGTATTAATTAGGTATTTAAATCCTTGCTGTGTTATAGATTGCAAATAAAAGAGAATCATAGCTTGAACTTTGGGAAGGGATGATCTTGTGTTATTTGGCACCAGGcagatgttgttgcttgttgccgGCATGAAGGTCAGGCTGAGTGGTTCTGGAATCCAGGCATCCTCTAACAACCTGTCAAATAAACATTATTTACATGATTATACAAGCCCAAGTAGGATTTAACAGTATTGTGTGTCAGGGGTAGAGTTTTCAGCTGCCTGGGATGTTTTTGCAAAATGGCTAACAGAACTAATATATCTGATTATATTTGGTCTTATGAATATTACATGGATTATTTAGACCCAATTCCAGTTGATGCAAGCAAGCTGAAGGCAAACAGACGTAAGTATGTTTCTTTTCTCTATCTGTGAAGCAATGTGGTAAAATAATTATAACTGAAATGAAAGTGTAAACCCTTCTCCCGTATTATTACATGATGTAATAATGtttgaaaaaatatattcctagtttgaaagtgttatttcctgtggtACTTCTTTGAAagaagttgttatactccagaaactttgtttttctggctgccacagactaggttgaattggttgagactttatgagatattcattgaaaagctatagcaaaatatgctgcaggatgtctacaaaaacaaagtttttgcagtttaataaatgtttcccatgtgttttttttttaaagatagaacCGCTATTGCATAGCATACTGTCTAGGAATGGAGTCAGTTCAGGAAAACTGGAAATGTAGCAAAAGGTAGATCTCTACCACTACCTAAGgcttgggacccttccacacagccctctatcccagaatatcaaggcagaaaatcccacaatatctgctttaaactgggttatctgagtccactctcaaATAATgcggaattttctgccttgatattctgggatatagggctgtgtggaagggccctaagccatTACCAGAATTATGTTTGCAATTGGTGATCAGCTACCAGGTGATTGCACCAAAGACCGATGTCTCTATAAACTCCATGTGATTAATGCTATGATCTTGTTTCTTCTGCCATATCCCTTTGTGGCTGTTACACATATGGAAACCTATTTCTGCATGTGGATTGCTTATTTGGTTTGTAGATACTGCATTCATGTTAAATAATCATTAGTTAACATTTAGTAATAAATTAAATATCCGATCCTATGTAGAATTTGGTAAGACTGATTTCTATATATGCATTCATATTATTGGATTGTAAGAATATttactgtttttaactttttatattGTATCCAGAGTTACAGTGCAATTATTTAGATCTCTCTTAAGAGTTCAGTAGAGTATACACAAAGGCCGTCTTAAGTCAGAGCTGGGAATTGTGTGGCTTTCCAGATGgcattggattgcaactcccagcagccctacaCAGGATAGTAAATAGTGACGAAGTCCTGCAGAGACAGCTACACAGTTCTCAGCTCTAAGGTAAAGCATTGCAATGTTAGTTGTGCTGGACTTAAATACAGTGAAGTAAGTGAGCCTTCATTTAGTCCTATTTCACTGGGTCTACTCAGAGTATAATTAAGTTGTTCTCCAACCCAGTATTCTTATTTGTATTATGAAATTACTCTATTAGAACATTTGGATATGtttaaactttatttaaaaagcaatttgatTCTTattgaaaattgcattcagacaGAATCTTTAGACATCTCTTACATCCGTCTGAACACTAtaaattacattttgattttcATTTGAGAAgttctatatttttaaaagtagtaTTGAAATGTAAGAAGTATTAGAAGAAAAACTTATTAAAATAGTTTTACATGCAATAAGATTTATAATTGTCACATTTATTTTTGACAGATTCGATTATCATAGCTTTTTGGATTGGGCTGGCATCTTTTGTggcatttctctttttcattttgtTCTACATGTCGCAGTCTGATTCTCCACTGGGGAAGTAAGTGTTTTCACGGATCATGAATCTGTTTCCCAACATTTAGGAAAAGGTTATACAAGGGAAGGAGTGCTTGTTCCTAACTCAGAAATGATTTATGGATCCTGAGATGATAATCCAAACTTCAAATTTAGTAGAATGGAAAGACATAATAGTTTTTGTCTGGTTTAGTATCCACTAATCTGTATTGTAGCACTAATGGAAAGAAATGTGCTGCATAATTTTTGTCAATGTCTACATTAGATGCATTTTCTTTCTCAAAAGTGCGACAATACCCCTTTTCATATCAAACTCCTAAGGTAATTATTCTAAGATaatgtataaaatacatattatctgATGGCTTAAATATGTTTTCTATGTCACCTGTTAAGTTCATTTATTTTGAATTATATCAAGTATGGTCTTTAAAATTAGACAATAACTTAGAAAAACCAAGCAGCAAACCACAAGAAAATGTGCTCAGTAATGCAAAAATTGTAATTCAAACATATAGAATGAAAACATGACAGGAAAATTACATCAGGTATAGGAATCATATGGGCCTCTAGATGTTGTTGGTTTGATACTCACAGCATCTCTTATCATTGACTATGATGGCTTTGACTAGCTGGTGGACCATATCATTCCCACCCCAGGTTAGAGCAACTTAagtcaaattttaaaactttttttccccTCCACTTTCATTTACTTTCTGTGAAATCTTAGCTGCTTGGACTGAGAAATCAATTATTTTTAGACAGCAAAGAGATCCTTGATTTGCAATTAACTAATGCAGGGATTTGTCATTCAAAATGTAGAAGTTTGCTGCTTTTGGAAATAAAAATTATGCTGATGTTCCTCTTAATTACAACATTTCAGGAACATTTTACATTGAATTGTTGAGAAAAGAATGCCTACCTGCCTACTGTCACATTCCCATACATGAGGCATTTCTAAAGGCACATTAATATTGCAGGTGCTTATATGGCCTGCCATTTCCAAACAATAAGGATCAGGAAACTGTGGCTCTCCATATCAGCATTTTGAGTTCCCACTGACCTTCTGCTGCCATatattttactagccgtcccctgccacgcgttgctgtggcccagtgtgtatatgtgttttgtgtgtgtatatatttgtgtatatgtgtatatatgtgtgtttgcatatgtgtgtgtgtgtgtagttttgtgcatgcattgtaatgcattttaaaaaaatggctttcTAAGTCTCATCCGCTATgttcttcagtgtttttatgagtgatggtcactcgttggcctgatacatgtattgtgtttaaatttggtgtcaattcatccagtggtttttgagttatgttaatcccacaaacaaacatgacatttttatttatatagatgggagaCTATTATTCTCCCATATTTGTTTACAGGAATCGAAGACTAGAGAAAAGATTTCTGAGAAATTATTCAAAGAATATCCATCAAAATCTTGGCACAAACCACGATAGACCAACTTCTGATGACAACAGAGTGGAAGAAACTGAAGGGATCTGCTCAGATAGTAGGTCACCATGTCATAGTCTGAATAATATGGTTTGAACGTTCATCAAAGTttatacaaaaaatatattacaatagaAGTTTCCTAGAAGGAGCTTCATTAAGAATAAGTAATCAATTTAGTATACTTGTTTGAAAGCAGAAGTTGCAAAATGACACAATCAAAATTACCTAAGGTGTACAGTGAAATGACAATTTTTCAATTTGAATCAGAAGCAGATTTAGAATAATAAGCATGTATGAAATCGGTTTCATTAATCCCCCACAGAACAAATATTGCTAATTTCTTCCATTGTTACTCAATGTTTTGTATAATATAATCTGTTCATGACAGACTACCCTGGAAATATTTGATTGCCTGTCctaatttattttcaaaacattaaatggaaaaaaattgatatggattttatttttattggaataTGCTGCATTCTTCCTTACTTGTTCTATCATAAATGCTTTTAAACCATTTAAAGTTACTTTTGTTTTTAATAGGTGAATTGAATTTATTACAATTGAGTTGAACTGCATTCTGTCTTGATCTGTGTTGTGAATTGTCTTGGATCTCACATTAGAAGCTCAGCtcacaaataaatgaaataaaagtaatGAAATGTTACCCAGCTGGAGTATGTGATGTTCTGAACCTTTGTTTATCAGAGAAATT encodes:
- the MRAP gene encoding melanocortin-2 receptor accessory protein, whose amino-acid sequence is MANRTNISDYIWSYEYYMDYLDPIPVDASKLKANRHSIIIAFWIGLASFVAFLFFILFYMSQSDSPLGKNRRLEKRFLRNYSKNIHQNLGTNHDRPTSDDNRVEETEGICSDSRSPCHSLNNMV